A window from Streptomyces subrutilus encodes these proteins:
- a CDS encoding HAD family hydrolase has protein sequence MPIRAVLWDIDDTLFDYTGADATGLVRQLEALGEGTRFGTPAGALARWREITERHWARFAAGEVGFQGQRRDRVRDFLDAPALGDRAADAWFDRYVEHYKAAWALFPDVVPVLDALAAGYRHGILSNSSVANQDPKLRHLGLRDRFDVLVCAAELGVSKPEAAAFLAACEALGLPPGEVAYVGDQPEIDARGARDAGLLAIWLDRDGLRGPGPDGVHRIGGLDRLPPLLAGDTRFGARSGIR, from the coding sequence ATGCCGATCCGTGCCGTGTTGTGGGACATCGACGACACCCTCTTCGACTACACCGGCGCCGACGCCACCGGGCTCGTGCGGCAGCTTGAGGCGCTGGGGGAGGGCACACGGTTCGGGACCCCCGCCGGGGCGCTGGCCCGGTGGCGGGAGATCACCGAGCGGCACTGGGCCCGGTTCGCCGCCGGCGAGGTCGGGTTCCAGGGCCAGCGCCGCGACCGGGTGCGCGACTTCCTCGACGCGCCCGCCCTGGGCGACCGCGCGGCGGACGCCTGGTTCGACCGCTACGTCGAGCACTACAAGGCCGCCTGGGCGCTCTTCCCCGACGTGGTGCCCGTACTGGATGCCCTCGCCGCCGGCTACCGACACGGGATCCTCTCCAACTCCTCCGTCGCCAACCAGGACCCCAAGCTGCGCCACCTCGGCCTGCGCGACCGCTTCGACGTGCTGGTCTGCGCCGCGGAGCTCGGCGTGAGCAAGCCCGAGGCAGCCGCCTTCCTCGCGGCCTGCGAGGCGCTCGGACTGCCGCCGGGGGAGGTGGCGTACGTGGGGGACCAGCCGGAGATCGACGCCCGGGGCGCCCGGGACGCCGGGCTGCTGGCGATCTGGCTGGACCGCGACGGCCTGCGCGGACCGGGTCCCGACGGCGTCCACCGCATCGGGGGCCTCGACCGGCTTCCGCCGCTGCTGGCAGGCGATACCCGTTTTGGAGCACGGTCGGGCATCCGGTAA